A window of the Eubalaena glacialis isolate mEubGla1 chromosome 9, mEubGla1.1.hap2.+ XY, whole genome shotgun sequence genome harbors these coding sequences:
- the LOC133097579 gene encoding large ribosomal subunit protein uL22-like — protein MVCYSLDPENPTKSCELRGSNLRVHFKNTRETAQVIKGMHIRKATKYLKDVTLKKQCVPFRHYNGGVGRCAQAKQWGCTQGQWPKKSAEFLLHMFKNAESNAELKGLDVDSLVIEHIQVNKAPKMRHRTYRAHGQINPYMSSPCHIEMILTEKEQIVPKPEEEVAQKRKISQKKLKKQKLMAPK, from the coding sequence ATGGTTTGCTATTCACTTGACccagaaaaccccacaaaatcatgCGAGTTGAGAGGTTCAAATCTTCGTGTTCACTTTAAGAACACTCGTGAAACGGCCCAGGTCATTAAGGGTATGCATATCCGAAAAGCCACCAAGTATCTGAAGGATGTCACGTTAAAGAAGCAATGTGTGCCATTCCGTCATTACAATGGTGGAGTTGGTAGGTGTGCCCAGGCCAAACAGTGGGGCTGCACACAGGGTCAGTGGCCCAAAAAGAGTGCTGAATTTTTACTGCACATGTTCAAAAATGCAGAGAGTAATGCTGAACTTAAGGGCTTAGATGTAGATTCTCTGGTCATTGAGCATATCCAGGTGAACAAAGCCCCCAAGATGCGGCACAGGACTTACAGAGCTCATGGTCAGATCAACCCATACATGAGCTCTCCCTGCCACATTGAGATGATCcttactgaaaaagaacagattgttCCCAAACCAGAAGAGGAGGTTGCCCAGAAGAGAAAGATATCCcagaagaaattgaagaaacaaaaacttatggcCCCGAAATAA